The genomic segment aggtcctccccctcctcccccaggtcctcccactcctcctggAGACCCCGCGGGTCGCTCCGCGCCCTCAGCGCCCGCCTCCAGCGCAGGAGCCGGTACCGGAGCGGCACCAGGAAGAGGGCGGGGTCGGGCATGGGCTGCGGCTTCTGCGGGGAGGTCACTCTCTCGcacggcacgcacgcacggactcTCTGCTCCCGCACGCGCACGTGCCTCGCGCACAGCTCGTCCGATTGGTCGGGACGGGCCGGCGGCCGGAGCGCGTCGGAGCCCTCCCCTCCGTCGtcctcttcgtcctcgtcctcctcgaccTCGTCACACTCCCATTCCTCCTCCCGCTCGATCTCGTCCGGTACATCCCTCCGGCCCGGACCCTCCGGCCGGGCTCCCCCTGAGCActgatccccctccccccccctcctccccctcctcctcctcctcctcccccccctccccccctgcgaCCAGCCCCCCGCGCTGCAGGTACAGCCGCTGTCCCAGGGCGGTGGAGGTGAGGGTCTGCCGCTGCAGCTCGCGGCCCAGCGCCGTGATCCGGTGGCTGCGGCGCTTCAGCTCCTCGAGGAAGCGGCGCTGGTCGCTCCTCAGGGCGCGGCCCAGGGCCCAGGCCCGTGCCTGCCGCGCCCGCAGGGCGGCGCGCACGCTGGCCCCCGCGCACGCCTGCTGCTCCAGGAGCCGCTCCGACGCCTGGCACCGCGAGACCAGCACACACTCCTCTGAGagacgcacgcgcgcacacgcacacgcacacacacacacacacacacaattaggaTTAAGGGCTTGGAACTTGAACTGCTCGTGGCCCACGGGGTCACATGACCGTTACATGCCTCTCCATCAGGTTATGACGGCGtgaggacacacatacacaaggggcacgcacacacacaaaggggaaCGCAAAATCCTGAGTGAACCGGGGTTCACGTCCCTGAGCTGCAGGTAGTCTATCACTGAATTAAATAACAACCACAACCTTCGGGGTCCAATAGCTACTATGTGCACAATTCTACAACAACATGAACATTTTGAGGGCATCCGATCTGATCCAGTGAATATTGAGTATTGTATCAACGTAACCAGGCTACTGTCCACAGCCACCGGAGAAGCATTACGTTTCACATTCGCCCTTCAACCATGACAGCGATATCGTGCTGTGTCTCATAGTCTCTGCCAGCCTGATGGCTATCGAAACACACCCCCCCATAGGGCAGGATGGAATATCATCTGGGCCCGCTAGGTTCTGCCATCATGAAGTCTCCTTCAGAGTTGTCTGTGCTCCTATATCTTTTTAAACTGTGTCTAAAAACATGTACACTCATCTACAGTCACTCTCTGGTGTGCTCATGGATCTCTTGCTTGCCTAAATCTTACCTGCAGCTGGAAACCGAGCGTCCAACTCACAGTTGAGTTctgcagacagaaagacagacaggctcATTAGGACTTCGCCGTAGGACGCAGTATGACTTCAACCCCCTAAACATAAACATCGGCTATAGCCTACATTGGGGCCGTGTAGACACCGTGAGACTGACCGCTGCATCGCCTCTTTAGGCGGCTGATCTCAATCTGAAGTCCGGCGAGCATGGCCAGGTGCTCCCGCTTCAATAAGGCCATGCCCCGCTCCACGCTCGCGACCTGCTGCTCGAGCTTCTCCGTCTCCATtgctctgctgctgcagcttctGCAGCTTCTGCTCACAGAACCGCTGGATTGATCACAACCGCTGGACCCGATCTGTGATGGAGCGAACAGCAGCACGCTAAGCCTTCTGGTGACGGGATCCCCGCGGTGACAATAACAGAAATGAACAGGAATGTGTTAGCCTGCTACAACCAGTAGCTGCACCGCAACCTATTTCATTTAATCGATATGCATCAATATATTGAGAAGGTCCACTTATCAACTCACATTGGTGTCGCTTTGCCTGGTTGCTCATTCGTGTCCCAATAGGAAGTCGGTCCAAGATGTGCAGCTGGTCTCGACTCGGGGCAGATCGCGATGACGACCCCCCGGCTAATCAAGAGTGTTTGGGGCCAAAGTGTTTTTCATGGATCTGCGCTCTCAGTTTGCAGTCTGTGTCCTTCATCGGGCAGATGCGATGTTGCGATGTTGAGACAAAAGAACCGCAGCATCCACCAGCGCCAACAGACTGAGGACCTGACTGCTTATTGCGTTAATTCAAGTCCGTCAGTGGATCCTTGCTGCAGgggatctgctgctgctggggtccGTCTCCGTCCTGGGGGCTGTGGGGAAACCCTGGAACCTGCGAGTCGAGATCACCTATTCCTAGATATCGCCTTTAGATAGATATTACCTTTTGATAGAAATCCACTATTGGTTGAAATCCACTATTGATTGAAATCCACTATTAATAGAAATCCCCTAATCCTACCCTCCCAGCCGGTACCGTCCCACATGTCCTCTAACATCCTTCCGGTACCGCAGAGCATGCTTCTCTCTCATCAAACCAGTAACTATCTTACTGCTTTTCCATTCAAATAACTTCCATGTGACAGCCGAGCTGCGGGTTTAGATGCAGAGCGGAAGGAAGTAGGCTATCAGGTAGCAGCTATCAGGTAGCGTCATCCATCATCCCCGTGTCATTGCTTGTGTTCTTTATTTTAATCATGCCTATTAAAAAGGTCTTGAAGTAGTTTATcgcattatttttatattgggaAACGTGAAAGTAgtgatttttatatttttaacgATATTTCAGCCTAAATTAAAAGATTCGAAAGATATAACATATTATATGCATTTGATAACCTATTTGAAAAAAGTACGATTCGGTTCTACAAGTCGGTCTatcataattaaatatgtacctCTTACACAAGatcatttgtttgtttctcaTAAATGAGCTCAGTACCATGGACAGGGTCATATCTGTTTAGAGAAACTACACAGACACCGAATGTAAAGGTGCTAGGTAACTACATAGACACTAATATGAAtgtaaaggtgctgtaggtgtATACAACAAAACTACATAGACACAACCGAACATTTAAAGGTGCAGTAGGTAAGATTGAAGAGCTA from the Gadus macrocephalus chromosome 7, ASM3116895v1 genome contains:
- the LOC132461187 gene encoding coiled-coil domain-containing 92B-like — protein: METEKLEQQVASVERGMALLKREHLAMLAGLQIEISRLKRRCSELNCELDARFPAAEECVLVSRCQASERLLEQQACAGASVRAALRARQARAWALGRALRSDQRRFLEELKRRSHRITALGRELQRQTLTSTALGQRLYLQRGGLGEGDQCSGGARPEGPGRRDVPDEIEREEEWECDEVEEDEDEEDDGGEGSDALRPPARPDQSDELCARHVRVREQRVRACVPCERVTSPQKPQPMPDPALFLVPLRYRLLRWRRALRARSDPRGLQEEWEDLGTRGLFLLVHSGPMLQGRHYFVVLLENPCILLELCSAAMTTNSSSGARCNAYQVKPDCCLQPGGTRAFGARAFTRTHFGMKRFHTLPEGVADIPLKCSRYSAEIRTDICKVTPPPSAVPSRHT